The proteins below come from a single Streptococcus porcinus genomic window:
- a CDS encoding ECF transporter S component yields MTNRKLKMMVQLSILTALTTMLGKFVSIGTPTGFLTLLDAGIYFTAFYLGKREGMIVGALSGFLIDLISGYPNWMFFSLIAHGSQGYLAGLTGRSRILGLVLSSLAMVGIYFMATIPMYGLGAAIAGIVGNVGQNFLGMLVGYLVCLSFSRVKKVA; encoded by the coding sequence ATGACTAATAGGAAACTTAAAATGATGGTTCAACTATCCATCTTAACGGCCCTTACCACGATGCTTGGAAAATTCGTTAGCATTGGAACTCCAACGGGCTTTTTGACCTTGCTTGATGCAGGGATTTATTTTACAGCTTTTTATCTAGGCAAACGTGAAGGAATGATTGTTGGCGCCCTCTCGGGCTTCTTAATTGATTTGATTTCAGGTTATCCAAACTGGATGTTTTTTAGCCTAATTGCCCATGGGTCTCAAGGTTATCTCGCAGGTCTAACAGGTAGAAGTCGCATTTTAGGACTTGTCTTATCATCGCTAGCGATGGTTGGTATTTATTTCATGGCGACTATCCCTATGTACGGATTGGGAGCTGCTATCGCGGGAATAGTTGGCAATGTCGGCCAGAATTTTTTGGGAATGTTGGTTGGTTATTTGGTTTGTCTGAGTTTTTCTAGAGTTAAGAAAGTAGCTTAG
- a CDS encoding CTP synthase, whose protein sequence is MTKYIFVTGGVVSSIGKGIVAASLGRLLKNRGLKVTIQKFDPYINIDPGTMSPYQHGEVYVTDDGAETDLDLGHYERFIDINLNKYSNVTTGKIYSEVLRKERKGEYLGATVQVIPHITDALKEKIKRAATTTDSDVIITEVGGTVGDIESLPFLEALRQMKADVGSDNVMYIHTTLLPYLKAAGEMKTKPTQHSVKELRGLGIQPNMLVIRTEKEVEDGIKNKLAQFCDVEPEAVVESRDVEHLYQIPLNLQAQGMDQIVCDHLKLDVPKADMTEWTAMVNKVMNLEKTTKIALVGKYVELPDAYLSVVEALKHSGYENNTAIDLKWVNANDLTAKNVASLLGDADGIIVPGGFGQRGTEGKIQAIRYAREQDIPMLGICLGMQLTCVEYARNVLNLENANSAELDPETPYPIIDIMRDQIDIEDMGGTLRLGLYPCKLKSGSKAATAYNNQEVVQRRHRHRYEFNTKFRSEFEAAGFVFSGVSPDNRLMEIVELPEKKFFVAAQYHPELHSRPNRAEELYTAFITAAVENSK, encoded by the coding sequence ATGACAAAGTATATTTTTGTAACTGGTGGTGTAGTTTCATCAATTGGTAAAGGGATTGTTGCAGCAAGTTTAGGTCGTTTATTAAAGAACCGCGGGTTAAAAGTAACTATTCAGAAATTCGATCCCTACATCAATATTGACCCAGGGACAATGAGTCCATATCAGCATGGAGAAGTATATGTAACGGATGATGGCGCTGAGACTGACCTTGATTTAGGGCACTATGAACGTTTTATTGATATTAATTTAAATAAATATTCGAACGTTACAACAGGTAAAATATACAGTGAAGTATTGCGTAAAGAGCGTAAAGGCGAGTATTTAGGCGCAACAGTTCAAGTTATTCCACATATCACAGATGCCTTAAAAGAAAAGATTAAAAGAGCAGCTACAACAACCGATTCGGATGTTATTATCACAGAAGTTGGTGGAACAGTTGGGGATATTGAAAGTTTGCCATTCTTAGAAGCTCTCCGTCAAATGAAAGCCGATGTGGGTTCTGATAACGTTATGTATATCCACACGACCTTGTTGCCTTATCTTAAAGCTGCTGGCGAGATGAAAACGAAACCGACACAACACTCAGTGAAAGAATTGCGTGGCTTAGGTATCCAGCCTAATATGCTTGTTATTCGTACAGAAAAAGAAGTTGAAGATGGTATTAAAAACAAGTTAGCACAGTTTTGTGATGTTGAACCAGAAGCTGTTGTTGAATCACGTGACGTTGAACATCTCTATCAAATTCCATTGAATTTACAAGCTCAAGGTATGGATCAAATTGTTTGTGATCACTTGAAATTGGATGTTCCAAAAGCAGATATGACTGAGTGGACTGCTATGGTTAATAAGGTTATGAACCTTGAAAAAACAACTAAAATTGCACTTGTTGGAAAATATGTTGAATTACCAGATGCCTACTTATCCGTTGTTGAAGCTTTGAAACATTCAGGTTATGAAAATAACACAGCAATTGATTTAAAATGGGTAAATGCCAACGATTTGACAGCTAAAAATGTAGCATCCTTACTGGGAGATGCTGATGGTATAATTGTACCTGGAGGCTTTGGTCAACGTGGCACGGAAGGTAAAATTCAAGCTATTCGTTATGCTCGTGAACAGGATATTCCAATGTTGGGTATTTGTTTAGGTATGCAACTAACTTGTGTTGAATATGCTCGAAATGTTTTAAATTTAGAAAATGCTAACTCTGCAGAACTTGATCCAGAAACCCCTTACCCAATCATTGACATTATGCGTGATCAAATTGATATTGAAGATATGGGTGGCACCTTACGTTTAGGTTTATATCCGTGCAAGTTAAAATCTGGTTCAAAAGCTGCAACTGCTTATAATAATCAAGAAGTTGTTCAAAGACGTCATCGTCATCGTTACGAGTTTAACACTAAATTCCGTTCAGAGTTTGAAGCTGCAGGTTTTGTTTTCTCAGGTGTTTCACCAGACAACCGCTTGATGGAAATTGTTGAGCTACCAGAGAAAAAATTCTTTGTTGCAGCCCAGTATCACCCAGAGCTTCATAGTCGCCCAAACCGTGCTGAGGAACTTTATACGGCATTTATTACCGCAGCCGTTGAAAACAGCAAGTAA
- a CDS encoding HAD family hydrolase: protein MLEAIIFDMDGVIVDTEYLDFQLQSDYIRSIAVDPLFLGHEDFSELVGRSGQDLLKRIRRLSQTQVTDQDITFALEKISEKKYKAETVKHLFRQDILKINLFAKENQMKLAVASSTSKKYIIQVLEACGIVKDFDLIVSGEDFQESKPNPAIYRHVLKELQLEAKNTIVIEDSPSGIMAAKAAGIRVIAFEEKRLQIDQTAADDVLEDMNAIFERIVNMAKSSQ from the coding sequence ATGTTAGAAGCTATCATTTTTGACATGGATGGGGTAATTGTTGATACTGAATATCTGGATTTTCAGTTACAAAGTGACTACATTAGGTCAATTGCAGTTGACCCTCTTTTCTTGGGTCATGAAGATTTTTCCGAACTGGTAGGTCGCTCTGGTCAAGATCTCTTAAAACGTATCCGTCGTTTGAGTCAAACTCAAGTTACAGATCAAGACATAACGTTTGCTTTAGAGAAGATTTCTGAAAAGAAATATAAAGCAGAAACTGTTAAACATTTATTCCGACAGGATATTCTTAAAATTAATTTATTTGCAAAAGAAAATCAAATGAAGTTAGCAGTAGCTTCTTCAACTTCTAAGAAATATATTATTCAGGTACTTGAAGCCTGTGGTATTGTAAAAGATTTTGATCTCATAGTCTCCGGAGAAGATTTTCAGGAAAGTAAACCCAATCCTGCTATTTATCGTCATGTTCTGAAAGAATTACAGTTAGAGGCGAAAAATACTATTGTCATTGAAGATTCTCCATCTGGTATAATGGCAGCAAAAGCCGCTGGTATAAGAGTTATAGCTTTCGAAGAAAAACGTCTACAGATTGATCAAACTGCAGCAGACGATGTGCTTGAAGATATGAATGCTATTTTCGAAAGAATAGTCAATATGGCTAAATCTAGTCAGTAA
- a CDS encoding mechanosensitive ion channel family protein, which translates to MTFLINYINHLNLEELLFSLISKFISLGLLLIFFAIAKQLANSFLEKAIFKSLSLSRQSQARKRTLTKLIHNLINYLLYFLLLYWCLSLLNIPVSSLLAGAGIAGVAIGLGAQGFLSDVVNGFFILFENQFEVGDTVSIASIDGNISSVGIRTTQVRGFDGTLHFIPNRNITVVSNKSRGNMRALIEIPLYSTTDLNKVTKIIEAVNQAELVNYPQIVDRPTILGPQITANGQFSFKVAIFTENGQQYLIYHTFYQKYQEALLKEGIVLPTSNTLQIPTK; encoded by the coding sequence ATGACTTTTTTAATCAATTATATCAATCATCTTAATCTTGAGGAACTCCTCTTTTCTTTAATCTCAAAATTTATATCATTGGGACTACTACTGATATTTTTTGCCATCGCTAAACAATTAGCCAACTCTTTTTTAGAAAAAGCCATTTTCAAATCCTTAAGCCTCTCCCGACAAAGCCAAGCTCGCAAACGAACCTTAACCAAATTAATTCATAACTTGATCAATTATCTCCTCTATTTTCTGCTACTATATTGGTGTCTAAGCCTCTTAAATATTCCTGTCTCGAGTTTACTTGCAGGAGCCGGAATTGCTGGGGTAGCAATTGGTTTAGGCGCTCAAGGCTTTCTCTCAGATGTTGTCAATGGTTTTTTTATCCTATTTGAAAACCAATTTGAAGTAGGAGATACCGTTTCAATTGCTAGTATTGATGGTAATATTTCAAGTGTCGGTATCCGGACAACACAAGTACGGGGATTTGACGGTACACTCCACTTCATCCCTAACCGTAATATAACAGTCGTTAGTAACAAGTCTCGTGGCAATATGCGAGCATTAATTGAAATTCCACTATATTCAACAACAGACTTAAACAAAGTAACAAAAATTATTGAAGCCGTGAATCAAGCTGAACTCGTAAACTATCCTCAAATTGTTGATAGACCAACTATTTTAGGGCCTCAGATTACGGCTAATGGGCAATTTTCGTTTAAGGTGGCAATATTCACAGAAAATGGGCAACAATACCTTATTTATCATACCTTTTATCAAAAGTATCAAGAAGCTCTTCTGAAAGAGGGAATTGTTTTACCAACTTCTAACACCCTTCAAATACCTACCAAATAA
- the rpoE gene encoding DNA-directed RNA polymerase subunit delta, with protein MKLDIFAGQEKSELSMIEVARAILEERGRDNEVYFSDLVNDIQTFLGKSDADIRHALPFFYTDLNTDGSFIPLGDNKWGLRSWYAIDEIDEEIITLEDEEDGSPKRKKKRVNAFMDGDEDAIDYSDDDPEDEDFTEETEDVEYDEEDPDDEKSEVESYDSELNEIIPEDDIEEVEINEEDDEEE; from the coding sequence TTGAAATTAGACATATTTGCGGGACAAGAAAAAAGTGAATTATCAATGATTGAAGTAGCCCGCGCTATTTTAGAAGAGCGTGGCCGTGACAACGAAGTATATTTTAGCGACTTAGTCAATGATATCCAAACTTTCTTAGGAAAATCTGATGCTGATATTCGTCATGCTTTACCATTTTTCTATACAGATTTAAACACTGATGGATCATTTATTCCACTTGGTGATAACAAATGGGGTCTACGCTCATGGTATGCCATTGATGAGATTGATGAAGAAATTATCACACTAGAAGATGAAGAAGATGGTTCACCAAAACGTAAGAAAAAACGTGTTAATGCCTTTATGGATGGTGATGAAGACGCTATTGATTATAGCGATGATGATCCAGAAGATGAAGACTTTACAGAAGAAACTGAAGATGTTGAATACGATGAAGAAGATCCAGACGATGAAAAATCAGAAGTAGAATCTTATGATTCAGAATTAAATGAAATCATCCCAGAAGATGATATCGAAGAAGTTGAAATCAATGAAGAAGATGATGAAGAAGAATAG
- the truA gene encoding tRNA pseudouridine(38-40) synthase TruA, producing MIRYKAVISYDGSQFSGFQRQTKARTIQEEIEKTLMRLNKGEPIAIQGAGRTDAGVHAYGQVIHFDLAERRELEKLRFALDTQTPEDIDVISVEEVSNNFHARYSKHLKTYEFIVDVGRTKNPMMRKYATHYPYPLDFSLIELAIKDLVGTHDFTGFTAAGTSVENKVRTLYQADCNFDSHRQCLIFTFTGNGFLYKQVRNMVGTLLKIGNQRMPVEQVRIILEQKNRQLAGPTIAGNGLYLKEIIYED from the coding sequence ATGATTAGATATAAAGCCGTTATTTCTTATGATGGAAGCCAGTTTTCTGGGTTTCAACGCCAAACAAAGGCTAGAACCATTCAAGAAGAAATTGAAAAAACTTTAATGCGTTTAAATAAAGGAGAACCTATTGCCATTCAGGGTGCAGGTCGAACTGATGCCGGAGTACATGCCTATGGACAAGTTATTCATTTTGATTTAGCCGAAAGGCGTGAACTTGAAAAATTAAGATTTGCCTTAGATACGCAGACTCCTGAAGATATAGACGTCATAAGTGTTGAAGAGGTTTCTAATAATTTTCATGCTAGATACTCGAAGCACCTCAAAACCTATGAATTTATCGTTGATGTCGGACGGACTAAAAACCCTATGATGCGGAAATACGCCACGCATTACCCTTATCCATTGGATTTTTCATTGATTGAGCTAGCTATCAAAGATTTGGTTGGAACTCATGACTTTACTGGTTTTACTGCAGCTGGAACAAGTGTTGAAAATAAGGTCCGCACACTCTATCAAGCGGATTGTAATTTCGATTCTCATAGGCAATGCCTCATTTTCACCTTTACTGGAAATGGTTTCCTTTATAAGCAAGTCCGTAATATGGTTGGCACCCTATTGAAGATTGGGAACCAGAGAATGCCAGTTGAGCAGGTCAGAATTATTCTTGAGCAAAAAAATAGGCAGTTAGCCGGCCCCACAATAGCAGGGAACGGCCTCTATTTAAAGGAGATTATCTATGAAGACTAA
- the tig gene encoding trigger factor: protein MSTSFENKATNRGVITFTINQEKIKPALDQAFNKIKKDLNVPGFRKGHIPRPIFNKKFGEEVLYEDALNIILPSAYEEAVSELALEVVAQPKIDIVSMEKGKDWEISAEVVTKPEVKLGDYKDLTVEVDLSKEVTDEEVDEKIERERKNLAELVVKEDAAVEGDTVVIDFVGSVDGVEFDGGKGDNFSLELGSGQFIPGFEEQLVGVKAGETKDVNVTFPENYQAEDLAGKDAKFVTTIHEVKAKEVPELDDELAKDIDEEVETLDELKAKYRKELEAAKEIAYDDAVEGAAIELAVANAEIVELPEEMVHDEVHRSMNEFMGNMQRQGISPEMYFQLTGTSEEDLHKQYEAEADKRVKTNLVIEAIAKAEGFEATDEEIEKEINDLATEYNMPVEQVRSLLSADMLKHDIAMKKAVEVITESAKVK from the coding sequence ATGTCTACATCATTTGAAAACAAAGCTACTAACCGTGGCGTTATTACTTTTACAATTAATCAAGAAAAAATCAAACCAGCTCTTGATCAAGCTTTTAATAAAATAAAGAAAGATTTAAATGTACCAGGTTTCCGTAAAGGTCATATCCCTCGTCCAATTTTTAATAAAAAATTTGGTGAAGAAGTGCTTTACGAAGATGCTTTAAATATCATCTTGCCAAGTGCCTACGAAGAAGCAGTTTCAGAACTTGCTTTAGAAGTTGTTGCACAACCTAAAATTGATATTGTTTCAATGGAAAAAGGTAAAGATTGGGAAATCTCTGCTGAAGTTGTGACAAAACCTGAAGTAAAACTTGGTGACTATAAAGATTTAACTGTTGAAGTTGACCTTTCAAAAGAAGTTACAGATGAAGAAGTAGACGAAAAAATCGAACGTGAACGCAAAAACCTAGCAGAACTTGTTGTTAAAGAAGATGCTGCTGTAGAAGGCGACACTGTTGTTATTGATTTTGTTGGTTCTGTTGATGGTGTTGAGTTTGATGGTGGAAAAGGTGATAACTTCTCACTTGAGCTTGGTTCAGGTCAATTTATTCCTGGTTTTGAAGAACAATTGGTTGGTGTTAAAGCTGGCGAAACAAAAGATGTAAATGTTACTTTCCCTGAAAATTACCAAGCAGAAGATCTTGCAGGTAAAGATGCAAAATTCGTGACAACTATTCATGAAGTTAAAGCTAAAGAAGTTCCTGAACTTGACGATGAATTAGCTAAAGATATTGATGAAGAAGTTGAAACACTTGATGAATTAAAAGCTAAATACCGTAAAGAACTTGAAGCGGCTAAAGAAATCGCATATGATGACGCTGTAGAAGGCGCAGCAATTGAATTAGCTGTTGCTAATGCTGAAATTGTTGAATTACCAGAAGAAATGGTTCACGACGAAGTTCATCGTTCAATGAACGAATTCATGGGCAATATGCAACGTCAAGGAATCTCTCCAGAAATGTACTTCCAATTAACAGGTACCTCTGAAGAAGATTTACATAAGCAATATGAAGCAGAAGCAGATAAACGTGTTAAAACAAATCTTGTTATTGAAGCTATTGCTAAAGCAGAAGGTTTTGAAGCTACAGACGAAGAAATCGAAAAAGAAATTAATGACCTTGCAACAGAATACAATATGCCAGTTGAACAAGTTCGTTCACTTCTTTCTGCTGACATGCTTAAACATGATATCGCAATGAAAAAAGCAGTTGAAGTTATTACTGAATCTGCTAAAGTAAAATAA
- a CDS encoding TIGR01440 family protein, whose protein sequence is MIDYKELAKETLEILNDVLDKSNIKSGQVFVLGLSSSEVKGGLIGKESSLEIGEVIVKTLLDELSTRGIYLAVQGCEHLNRALVVEESLAEAKDYEIVNVLPSLHAGGSGQLAAFKYMSSPVEVEEIVAHAGLDIGDTSIGMHVKKVQVPIVPIRRELGGAHVTALASRPKLIGGARASYKADAIRKN, encoded by the coding sequence ATGATTGATTATAAGGAATTGGCTAAGGAAACCCTAGAAATTTTGAATGACGTTTTAGATAAAAGTAATATTAAGTCGGGACAGGTTTTTGTTTTAGGTTTATCGTCAAGTGAAGTTAAAGGTGGCTTGATTGGTAAGGAGTCAAGCCTTGAAATTGGTGAGGTTATCGTCAAAACGCTTTTGGATGAACTATCTACTCGAGGGATTTATCTAGCTGTTCAAGGATGCGAACATTTAAATCGTGCTTTGGTTGTGGAGGAAAGCCTTGCAGAAGCTAAAGATTATGAAATTGTAAATGTTTTGCCTAGTCTTCATGCTGGTGGTAGTGGCCAGTTAGCTGCTTTTAAATACATGTCCAGTCCTGTAGAGGTTGAAGAAATCGTGGCTCATGCTGGTCTGGATATAGGTGATACCTCGATTGGGATGCATGTAAAAAAAGTCCAAGTTCCAATTGTCCCAATCAGAAGAGAGTTAGGGGGAGCTCATGTAACAGCTCTGGCTAGCCGACCTAAATTAATTGGAGGGGCACGGGCAAGCTATAAAGCAGACGCTATTCGAAAAAATTAA
- a CDS encoding bifunctional hydroxymethylpyrimidine kinase/phosphomethylpyrimidine kinase, whose product MKTNYILAISGNDIFSGGGLYADLATFNYHQLHGFLAVTCLTAMTESGFEVYGTEQAVFESQLKSLDAVPFSAIKLGLLPNTIIAELAFSFVKVHSDIPIILDPVLVCKENHDVEVSALREEMLKFFPYATIITPNLVEAGLLAQKSIRTLDDMKDVAKILHQLGAKNLVIKGGNRFSQERALDLFYDGKDFQILEFPILDQNNIGAGCTFASSIASYLVKGESPLEAVQKAKNFVYQAIQHADDYGVKQNYD is encoded by the coding sequence ATGAAGACTAACTATATTTTAGCTATTTCCGGAAATGATATTTTTAGTGGGGGTGGTCTTTATGCTGATTTAGCGACGTTTAACTATCATCAGCTTCATGGCTTTTTAGCAGTTACCTGCCTCACTGCCATGACGGAATCTGGTTTTGAAGTTTATGGAACAGAACAAGCCGTATTTGAGAGCCAGTTAAAGAGTCTCGATGCCGTTCCTTTTTCGGCTATTAAACTAGGACTTTTACCAAATACTATAATTGCTGAGCTGGCTTTTAGCTTTGTTAAAGTCCATTCTGACATCCCAATCATTCTTGATCCCGTCTTAGTTTGTAAGGAAAATCATGATGTAGAGGTCTCTGCCTTGAGAGAAGAAATGCTAAAATTTTTCCCCTATGCTACAATTATTACTCCAAACTTGGTAGAAGCGGGGCTATTGGCACAAAAATCTATAAGGACTCTAGATGATATGAAAGATGTAGCTAAGATTCTTCATCAATTAGGGGCTAAAAACCTAGTGATTAAAGGTGGAAACCGTTTTAGTCAAGAACGGGCTTTAGATCTCTTTTATGATGGGAAGGATTTTCAAATTTTAGAATTTCCTATTTTAGACCAGAATAATATTGGTGCTGGCTGTACTTTTGCCTCTAGTATTGCTAGCTATTTGGTAAAAGGAGAAAGTCCCCTTGAAGCAGTTCAAAAGGCTAAAAACTTTGTTTATCAGGCTATTCAACACGCAGATGACTATGGAGTGAAACAAAATTATGACTAA
- a CDS encoding aspartate kinase produces the protein MKVTKFGGSSLANAEQLKKVLNIVKTDPDRKFIVVSAPGKERPDDQKITDALIAYHDAYVTGASLQDIQENIINRFKKIIEALELSQKLLDTITSDIKGLAQLPIENNPFLYDTFLASGENNNAKLIAEYFRNNGLKARYLNPGVAGLIVSNEPQNARILPASYDKMEKLKEYDGILVIPGFFGITKDGEICTFSRGGSDITGSLIAAAISADLYENFTDVDGMFAAHPGVVKKPHSIKELTYKEMRELAYAGFTVLHDEALIPAYRGQVPIVIKNTNNPDHPGTKIVLDRSTDKNPVVGISGDDQFISINMSKYLMNREVGFGRKVLQILEDLHIRWEHMPTGIDDLSIVIREREITPIKEKEILTYLTHNLEVDEVSVIKNLSIIMLVGENMKSHVGVTATATKALSENKINITMISQGSSEVSVMFVVDSKDEKKAIKALYQAFFN, from the coding sequence ATGAAGGTCACAAAATTTGGCGGAAGTTCTCTAGCCAATGCAGAGCAATTAAAAAAAGTACTAAACATTGTAAAAACTGATCCTGATCGAAAATTTATTGTAGTTTCTGCACCTGGTAAAGAAAGGCCAGACGATCAAAAAATAACTGATGCCTTGATTGCCTATCATGATGCTTACGTTACGGGGGCTTCCCTACAGGATATACAAGAGAATATCATCAATCGGTTTAAAAAGATTATTGAGGCACTGGAACTTAGTCAAAAACTCTTAGATACTATCACAAGTGACATTAAAGGATTAGCACAATTACCCATTGAGAACAATCCCTTCTTATATGATACATTTTTAGCTAGTGGTGAAAATAATAATGCTAAACTAATCGCTGAGTATTTCCGTAATAATGGCTTAAAAGCAAGATACCTTAATCCTGGAGTCGCTGGCTTAATAGTTTCTAATGAGCCACAAAACGCTCGCATTCTCCCAGCAAGCTATGATAAAATGGAAAAACTAAAAGAGTACGATGGCATCTTAGTTATACCTGGTTTTTTTGGAATTACCAAAGATGGAGAAATTTGTACCTTTTCACGAGGCGGTTCAGATATCACCGGTTCGTTAATAGCTGCAGCAATTAGCGCAGACCTCTATGAGAATTTCACAGATGTCGACGGTATGTTTGCCGCACATCCTGGTGTTGTTAAAAAACCTCACTCCATCAAAGAATTAACCTATAAGGAAATGCGAGAACTCGCCTATGCAGGCTTTACCGTCCTCCATGATGAAGCTCTAATACCAGCTTACAGAGGGCAAGTTCCTATTGTTATTAAAAACACCAACAATCCTGACCATCCCGGAACAAAAATTGTCCTTGATCGCAGTACCGACAAAAATCCAGTAGTCGGAATTTCAGGTGATGATCAATTCATTAGTATTAACATGTCCAAGTACCTCATGAATAGAGAAGTCGGATTTGGTCGTAAAGTTTTACAGATTCTAGAAGATTTACATATTCGGTGGGAACACATGCCTACTGGTATCGATGACCTCTCTATCGTCATTCGAGAAAGGGAAATAACCCCAATCAAAGAAAAAGAAATTTTAACCTATTTAACCCATAATTTAGAAGTTGATGAGGTATCTGTGATAAAAAACCTTTCCATCATCATGCTTGTAGGTGAAAACATGAAGAGTCATGTCGGTGTAACTGCCACTGCAACTAAAGCACTGTCAGAAAACAAAATCAATATCACCATGATTTCTCAGGGCTCAAGTGAAGTTTCTGTCATGTTTGTCGTTGACTCTAAGGATGAGAAAAAAGCCATCAAGGCTCTCTATCAAGCTTTTTTTAACTAA